ATTTGTAGTTGGCGGGCACGAGCCAGGCCCCGTCGCTGAGCGCGGCGGAACTTTTGCCCGAACCGCGGGCCGCGAAAGCGTGGCTGGCCTCGATCAATTCCATGACGCGCCCGTCGCCGAGCGAATCGTCGAGCGCGACGGTGACCCAGTATTTTTTGTTCATGTGGTAGCAGCGGAAAACGCCCCGTTCTTTCAGGAGCGCGGGCACGTCCGCGGCGTCGGCCTTGACGTTGAGCACGTCGACTTCGCCGTCTTTCCCGGGTTCGAGCTTGTCGCGGCCGATGCGCATGATCACGCCGTACCATTTGCGCGTGCGCGGCTCGCGGAACACGGCGGACGAATCGCCCTGCCACGGGAACTCGGGCGGATCGCCGAAGCGCTCGCGGATCAGCGCGGCGACTCGGTTTGACTGGTCGGCGACGAAATCGTGCGCGGTGAAACACTGCTGTGCCAGCTCGCGCAAAACGTCCGCGTAGGCCTGCCGCACCGAGGCCACGAAAGCTCCCGACTGGCTGGGGATGTGCACGGCCAGGTATTCGTCGCCGGTGTCGAGGTCGTAGACGCGCCCGCGCACCTCG
The DNA window shown above is from Pyramidobacter piscolens W5455 and carries:
- a CDS encoding MmcQ/YjbR family DNA-binding protein — its product is MTLESEIFQRRRPDFSRFEAAGLKKDGREWRCSRVFMDGQFRADIRVDAKGEVRGRVYDLDTGDEYLAVHIPSQSGAFVASVRQAYADVLRELAQQCFTAHDFVADQSNRVAALIRERFGDPPEFPWQGDSSAVFREPRTRKWYGVIMRIGRDKLEPGKDGEVDVLNVKADAADVPALLKERGVFRCYHMNKKYWVTVALDDSLGDGRVMELIEASHAFAARGSGKSSAALSDGAWLVPANYKYYDVEKGFAENPVHTWKQTARVRPGDLVYLYIGSPVSAIYCKCRVLETDIPYDYDDGAVRMSRVMRLAMLRCYGRELLPMALMKKFGVRAVRSARRMPEALRREIDRLEAEDPEAPPAAGKKPKRLPKTRRAK